ttccccttctctctctctctttcttctctctctaaaaatgaataaataaaatctgcctgactaggcagtggtgcattgaactgggacgcagaggaccctggttcaaaattCGAGGTCGTAGGCTTaacctgggctcatctggcttgagcacagggtcactggcttgagtgtgggatcaaagacatgaacccatggtcgctggcttgaagcccaaggttgctggcttgagcaaggggtcacttgctctgctggagccccccctcccatcaaggcacatatgagaaagcaatcagtgaatagctaaagagccgcaatgaagaactgatgcttctcatctctctcccttcctgtctgtctgtccctatctgcccctctttctgtctctgtcaataaataaataaataaataaaatctaaaaaaagaaaaaagaaaaacaaatggggtAGACTTCAATTCTCCTCAATCAGAATGAGGCCTATCAGCTACACAGCCCCCGTGCCCTAAATGCCCTGCTGTACCCACCCCATATACTGCGGTTACTCCCACACTGCCCCATTTAATCACTGAAGACAGTTACCTCACACCAAGCTGAGAACACCCCCCTCCAAGCgcgcgcaaacacacacacacccgtgtTGGCGTGTGTTGGCTGGAGAGGGGAATGGAGTTTCTAACCAGGTTGATCTGGCAATAAAGGTCAGGTAACAAGGCTTCTGTGGCATGCGGCGTCTCCGAGGGTGGTCGTGAGTTTGGTTgtttctcaggttttttttttttgtttgtttgttttacagagacagagagtcagatagagggatagatagggacagagggacagacagacaggaatggagagagatgagaagcatcaataatcattttttcgttgcgacaccttagttgttcattgattgctttctcatatgtgccttgaccgtgggccttcagcagaccgagtaaccccccgctcgagccagtgaccttgggtccaagctggtgagctttttgctcaagctggcaccccggggtctcgaacctgggtccttccgtatcccagttcgatgctctatccactgcgccaccgcctggtcaggctgtttctcagGTTTTGGGGAATAGTTGTCTGAGTGGGATCTCTGATTCCAGGGCCGGCATCTCGCTCCGTGGAGCGCCTCAAGGAGATGATCAAGGCCGGGATGAACATTGCGCGACTCAACTTCTCCCACGGCTCACACGAGGTTCAGGAAGGCGGGCGGCGGTGGGGCTAGAGGATGCCCCGAGTCCTGGCCATCTTCCCCTGAAATCCCCGCTCGGTTCTGTCCTCAGTACCACGCTGAGTCCATTGCCAACGTCCGAAAGGCGGTGGAGAGCTTTGCCACTTCCCCGTTCAGCTACCGACCAGTGGCCATAGCTCTGGATACCAAAGGACCGGAAATTCGCACTGGGATCCTGCAGGGGGTGAGAGGCGGGTCCAGCCCTGGCTAGGTCGCTGGGGCCTTCAGGGGGCGGTAGGGCGCGGAGGCGGAGCGCGGGGAGAAGCGGCACTCAGAACTCGTGGCTCCGCCCCCAGGGCCCCGAGTCGGAAGTGGAGCTAGTGAAGGGCTCCCGCGTGCTGGTGACTGTGGACCCGGCATTCCGGACGCGGGGTGATGCGAACACCGTGTGGGTGGACTACCCCAACATCGTCAGAGTCGTGCCAGTGGGGGGATGCATCTACATTGACGACGGGCTCATCGCCCTAGAGGTCAAGAAAATCGGTGCGGACGCTCCTCTCGCCCTGTCCGCTCTCTGAGCTGGacgctctctctcccctctggctCCTGCATTTGCCCTGTACACCCACCACACCTTCCCCGGGTCGGCGTCCTTCTCCACTAGTCCCAGGAGTCCCCAGCATCCAGATTCCTGGGCTCACCCTAGCTTGAGGCTGGACTGACGGGGTAGTCATTTCTTCCACAGACGTCCACCCGATGCCTATTAAAGTACGGAGCCCAGGCCGAGGGCGTACAGAGGAATAGAGTAGTCCGTGGTTCCTAATCTGTTGGCGGGGGTGTGGAGTGGGGGTGTCCAAGCCCCTGTTCCCTATTCTGTGAATCTGCCCTCGGCCTCACCCCTGACCTGGGCTGGCTCTTTTCGTGCCCACAGGCCCAGAGGGGCTGGAGACCGAGGTGGAGATTGGCGGTGTCCTGGGCAGCCGGAAGGGCGTGAATTTGCCTGGCGCCCAGGTAGACTTGCCCGGCTTGTCCGATCAAGATGTACGGGACCTACGCTTTGGAGTGGAGCATGACATAGACATCGTCTTTGTCTCTTTTGTGCGGAAAGCCGGCGACGTGGCTGCAGTCCGGGCTGCTCTGGGGCCCGAAGGACAGGCCATCAAGATCATTAGCAAAATCGAGAACCACGAAGGCGTGAAGAAGTGAGGCTTGCTCTTTGTCCCTACCAGACCCTTAACTAACCCTAtagttcctcctcttctcccatcTCCTCTCCTGGCTCTTCCTCAACCCTGACTCCCCCAACCGCCCAGGTTTGATGAAATCCTGGAGGTGAGTGATGGCATCATGGTGGCACGGGGTGACCTGGGCATCGAGATCCCAGCTGAGAAGGTTTTCCTGGCTCAGAAGATGATGATTGGACGCTGCAACTTGGCGGGCAAACCAGTTGTTTGTGCCACACAGGTCTGGAGTGAGCCTGGAGAGGGCTGGGGCACTCTGTAGGTTTGAGGACAACTGAGGGTAAATACCTGTACTTTCGGTCTGTAAGACCTTCCTCTTAGAAAGAGATATTGTgacaaccccccctccccccgttttCAGATAAGGAGACTGAACAGCCAGGGTCAACTGTTTGTGACTGTGACCCTGACTTTCAGGGCACTCTGAGAATGTGGATGTCAGAGAAGTAGCTTCCCTGATCAGGGTATGACTCCTACAGCTCTGACATCCTGATGTTCCCCAGATGCTGGAGAGTATGATTAGTAAGCCCCGGCCAACACGGGCAGAGACGAGCGACGTGGCCAACGCTGTGCTGGATGGTGCAGATTGCATCATGCTGTCGGGGGAAACTGCCAAGGGTAGCTTTCCTGTGGAGGCTGTAATGATGCAGCATGCGGTAGGAGCTCAGAATGCAAGGCAGATGGGCTGGACAGCCAAACCCCTGCCAGACCCCAGTGCCCCTGCCCAGCCTGACCTCCTGGTGCCTGCAGATTGCCCgggaggcagaggctgcagtATACCACCGGCAACTGTTTGAGGAGCTGCGGCGGGCAGCACCACTGAGTCGTGATCCTACAGAAGTGACTGCCATTGGCGCTGTGGAGGCTGCCTTCAAGTGCTGTGCTGCTGCCATCATTGTGCTGACCAAAACTGGCCGGTGAGGGAGATACTGGGAATACCAAGACAAGCCTTTGGGTCAGGGGAAGGCTGGGATGGGCCACAGGCTTGGGTTTTGTCTTGTCATAAGAGATAAAAAGTATCATTCTGGGGCAAGAGGAGAGGTAGCTATGAGATTTGGAGGCCAGGAGAGGGAGATCTTGGAGCACAATAGGAATTGTGCCAGTGAACTCCAGGGTGGTGTTGGAGGAGGTGGTGGCATCATTGAGAGCATTGGCTTCCAGGCCATTTGGGTTCCTAGGACTCAGAGGCAGGTTCTCTGCATCTAGCTCATAAAGCCTTATATGGCTGAGGTATTGCAGAAGGGTCCAGAAGGTTTGAGATCAAGTCTTTGCTCTGAAATGACACCTTGAGTAAGTCACCCAGGCTGTATAAGCCTTCGTTTCCTCATGGGCTTGTGAGGATTAACCACAGACATTAGTACTACAATCCTAGGTGTATAAAGGTACCTTCTCAGAAGGGCTTTGTTTCTCAAAGAGGTCATTccttattatttcatttgatacatattttattatctcaTGTCTTCCTTGTGTGGTGAAAAGGGTaggcattcttcttttttttttttttttttttttttgtatttttctgaagctggaaacggggaggcagtcagacagactctcgcatgtgcccgaccgggatccacccggcacacccaccagggggcgatgctctgcccatctggggtgtcgctcagttgtgaccagagccagtctagctcctgaggtagaggccatggagccatcctcagcgcccgggccatttttgctccaatggagccttggctgcgggaggggaagagagagacagagagaaaggagagggggaggggtggagaaacagatgggcgcttctcctgtgtgccctggctgggaatcgaacccgggacttccgcacgccaggccgacgctctaccactgagccaaccggccagggccagggtaggcattctttttttttttttttttttaatattttatttattgatttttagagagagagagagagagagagagaagggggaggagcaggaagcatcaactcccatatgtgccttgaccaggcaagtgcagggtttcgaaccggcaacctcagtgttccaggtcgatgctttatccactgcgccaccacaggtcaggccagggtagGCATTCTTAtacccactttacaggtgagaaaaaccAGGGCTCAGAGAAATATGACTTACCCAGCTTGGGTCACATAGCTTGTTGATGACATCTGGAACCAGAACCCAAACTCTGTTTTCCTGATTCAGCACTCTTTCACTGTTCTGGGCTGACCCTTTCTGCTTCCTTCAGCTCAGCCCAGCTTCTGTCTCGGTACCGACCTCGGGCAGTGGTCATTGCTGTCACCCGTTCTGCCCAGGCTGCCCGCCAGGCCCACCTATGCCGAGGAGTCTTCCCCTTGCTTTACCTTGATCCTCCAGAAGACATCTGGGCAGATGATGTGGATCGCCGGGTTCAGTTTGGCATTGAAAGTGGTGAGCTATCTAGACTTCCTCCTCACCCACCCTTGGATTTATATCACAAGTCCTCCCATCCCACACTCCACACCCACCCAAAGGGCCTTGCCTCTATCCTCTCGTCCCAGATTTACTCTGTGAGATTCACTAAGACTCAGATATTTTTACCTCCATGGGACATGCtgagagagagtagggagagaggTCAGGGCCATCCCTAAAAAGCCAGCCCAATTATTGCCTGAACTAGATGGCTAGAGCCTGATGTGACATATTTCATTTGATGTATCCTTTATCATCTCACATCTTCTTTGTGCGGTAAGGAGGGTAGGCATTCTTATACCCACTCTACAGGTGAGAAAAACCAAGTCTCAGAGAAATATGACTTACCCAGCTTGGGTCACATAGCTTGTTGGTGACATCTGGAACCAGAAGCCAGAAGATGAAAGGAATAAAGGGACCCAGTCCCCTACAGCTGGAactaaaatctaatttaaaactaTGATTATACCCCACCTCTTCCTACTGGTCTTCCCGCAACACAGGCGGACAGACTTGAAGCTTAGCAACATTCCACGTCACCCCTGGACACACCTGCTGCTTTAATATAACGCACTTGTCACATTTCTTGTGGTGCTACCGTGGCACACATTGTACAGTTTACCTCAGGCACCTCATTCCCTACAGGCTAGCCCTGAGGTGGTAGAAGGTGGTGGCTGGTTCTCATTACAGGGCTGGCCTGGGTCCCTCAGTGGCTGATTGtcatcttcttcccctcccccaggaaaGCTTCGTGGCTTTCTCCGTGTTGGGGACCTGGTGATTGTGGTGACAGGCTGGCGACCTGGCTCTGGCTATACCAACATCATGCGGGTGCTAAGCATATCCTgagatgcccctccccctctgacCCAGCCTGCTCTGGactccatccctcctccctcttccctccacgCCCCGATGCCCTTCATCTGTCTTCTCTACTCAGTCCTGGGTATCTGAGGCTGCATCTGCCATCTAGCCCCATTCCTggcttcctcttccccctctccatttCACTCAGGCCCTTAGAGTCTGTTCAATTAAGCACTGGTCATCCGGCAGCATCAATCATGCAGTGCCTGCACACAATGCTCTCAGCTGGACCCTAAGATGCTCTGAGCCTTTAATCCCAGCTTAACTGGTTGATTCTATTTTCCCAGGCTTCCCACACCTGGGGGTAGGGGAGAGGGGAACAGGACAATCATGTTCAATCTCCACAAATTCACTGTTTTAGAAATAGTTTATATCCTTGTAGTCTGCTGTTCTCATATGTGGCCTTCATGGTAATGTGGTTATCTCTGGAGGACCTCTTCCTTTATTGTAACTAATAGTGATATCAAAGTGCTACCCTTTGAGGGAAGCTAGGGTAGATGGATTATGGGGAATACATCTTACCACTGTCTTCACAACCTGTGCTGGGATTGCAGACCATTCCCTGGCTGCTCTCAGGGCTATCTCATGCCTTGCTAGGTGAGTTGCCTCCTCCCGCACCCAGAAGTTCCTTTCATGCTCACTTTGTTCCAACACACAAACTAGGAGCCAAATcagtgtttctattttctttttaaacccagCTGTTTGGAAGCAATTATAAAACTTCCCCCACATATCCAGTATCCCAGAACTCCTCACCCAGGAGCAAAGGAGATTTGGGGTCCTGGCTCCACATTCTTTGATGCTGTAGAATAGACATGGAGACAGGGCTGGGGTAAGGGATTTCTCTTGTCCCTGAGAAGGCAGAGGTGCTGGCCAGCCTGCCCTTTCCCAGGCTCAGATGCCTTGGGCCCTGCCCTTACTCCTGCACCAACAGCAAACTCAGTAGAGGAAAAAACCTAAAAGAAAGaacagcccctccccaccccacccctcag
The DNA window shown above is from Saccopteryx bilineata isolate mSacBil1 chromosome 2, mSacBil1_pri_phased_curated, whole genome shotgun sequence and carries:
- the PKLR gene encoding pyruvate kinase PKLR isoform X1, with the translated sequence MEGPAGYLRRASVAQLTQELGTAFFQRQQLPAAMADTFLEHLCLLDIDSEPVAARSTSIIATIGPASRSVERLKEMIKAGMNIARLNFSHGSHEYHAESIANVRKAVESFATSPFSYRPVAIALDTKGPEIRTGILQGGPESEVELVKGSRVLVTVDPAFRTRGDANTVWVDYPNIVRVVPVGGCIYIDDGLIALEVKKIGPEGLETEVEIGGVLGSRKGVNLPGAQVDLPGLSDQDVRDLRFGVEHDIDIVFVSFVRKAGDVAAVRAALGPEGQAIKIISKIENHEGVKKFDEILEVSDGIMVARGDLGIEIPAEKVFLAQKMMIGRCNLAGKPVVCATQMLESMISKPRPTRAETSDVANAVLDGADCIMLSGETAKGSFPVEAVMMQHAIAREAEAAVYHRQLFEELRRAAPLSRDPTEVTAIGAVEAAFKCCAAAIIVLTKTGRSAQLLSRYRPRAVVIAVTRSAQAARQAHLCRGVFPLLYLDPPEDIWADDVDRRVQFGIESGKLRGFLRVGDLVIVVTGWRPGSGYTNIMRVLSIS
- the PKLR gene encoding pyruvate kinase PKLR isoform X2 — translated: MADTFLEHLCLLDIDSEPVAARSTSIIATIGPASRSVERLKEMIKAGMNIARLNFSHGSHEYHAESIANVRKAVESFATSPFSYRPVAIALDTKGPEIRTGILQGGPESEVELVKGSRVLVTVDPAFRTRGDANTVWVDYPNIVRVVPVGGCIYIDDGLIALEVKKIGPEGLETEVEIGGVLGSRKGVNLPGAQVDLPGLSDQDVRDLRFGVEHDIDIVFVSFVRKAGDVAAVRAALGPEGQAIKIISKIENHEGVKKFDEILEVSDGIMVARGDLGIEIPAEKVFLAQKMMIGRCNLAGKPVVCATQMLESMISKPRPTRAETSDVANAVLDGADCIMLSGETAKGSFPVEAVMMQHAIAREAEAAVYHRQLFEELRRAAPLSRDPTEVTAIGAVEAAFKCCAAAIIVLTKTGRSAQLLSRYRPRAVVIAVTRSAQAARQAHLCRGVFPLLYLDPPEDIWADDVDRRVQFGIESGKLRGFLRVGDLVIVVTGWRPGSGYTNIMRVLSIS